From the genome of Astyanax mexicanus isolate ESR-SI-001 chromosome 3, AstMex3_surface, whole genome shotgun sequence:
GGGGTTGATCCAGTATTTGCATGTGTTTTACAGTTTGTTGCAGATGTAACTCGGCTTCGGCTTGATAATCAGCCGAAAAAAACGTTTTTCAAACATTCTGACAATATTATTTACAGTAGTTTGGAAAACTATGTAATTAGCAGGAGATAAATATtctgtatttcattttttaaatcaaagctTGTGTGTGTTCTGTCATTCAGCTCCCGTGCTCATCCTCCTATGATCGCTGTGGGTAGTGATGACAACAATGTGACCTACAGTGGAAAAGTACAGATCTATGAATACAATGAAAATACCAGGTAAATTCACGCttcctgttttctgtttgtttttgatATCTGCCATTCTGTCCAAGTTTCTGATGATACTTATGTtgagtttttttaattagttaatttagaAGTAATTAATACGTTAAATGTGCTTGCCATATAGTTTTACTTATATAGCCAGTGTTTACTGTGCTCTCCAACTGTGGTCAGATGTGTCTTGTTTTCTGACAGACTGAGTCTATATCAGGTCAGGATTATTAATGTATTTGCCTTTAGCAGAGCTTACATATCTATTGAACAAAACCTAAGAATTTGGCGAGGTCATATTATAAGTAGCATTTAAAAGGGGTTTTGTACTTTTTGGGGTTGTTTTTTCTCCAACAGGAAGTACACCAAAGCAGAGACGTTAATGACCGTTACAGATCCTGTTCATGACATTGCTTTCGCTCCTAATCTCGGGAGGTCTTTCCATGTGCTTGCCATAGCAACCAAAGATGTCCGCATTTTCAAGCTTATACCTCTCCGGTGAGTTACATCACTCAAAAATGTGTTTGGTCATTTGGCCCTTGATATGGAAACTGAATTGTCTTTTTTTGTCTGTTCTTTTCAATGTGCCCTTCTCATCTATATATTTCATATACAGTATGTTAACTATGCAAATCCATCCATTCATGTTAGTTTTGTTTAGTATGTTCAGACTTATCCCCAACCATAAATGTGTGGGCTTGAACTCTCTATCAAAATTCTTCTCTTCCACAAAATTTGCAAGTTGCATGGGATGGAACATGACATCCATGCctagatgtctggcatgttgtgttacacccTACTtctgtgtagctcaataaatatcatccatatcagtctaaagtttgaattatttattgtttgtggtaacctttatcttcattCTAAACAGCATTGATATTAGTCACTTCCCTCTGGGTGCAACCAGTTTTGCAGCTTTTTATTTAACAATGCATGTAAGCCTTGAAAATGGTTGTgaatttagtttttagtttaaatgTGAATCAAATTTAAAAGCAAAGGTCAAAAAGACATTTAAGTGTGAACTAAAAATAcgaatttgtttttatttatttattgtatttcatCCAGGAGAGAAAGTACCACAAGCTCTGGACCAACTAAGTTTGAGGTGCAGGTGATGGCTCAGTTCGACAGCCATAACTCTCAGGTGTGGCGCGTCAGCTGGAACATTACCAGTACCCTACTGGCCTCCTCCGGGGATGATGGCTGTGTTCGCCTATGGAAGGGTCAGATTATTTACAGATCTGTGCATTTTAAGATGTTGAGCTAAACTATATAAactgtattacttttttttttttttcccttatttgGTAATTTTTTGGAGACAAGATATGGGGCCGTCctgatttacttaaatatataaatgataaatggTTTAAACTTGCTGTTGTGCTCGGTTGTACTAATATCAGGTATTATGATTAAAGTGATGATAAAagtagtaggggtgtcacgatctcgatattttatcgaaatcgaatcgaaatgaggtcacgatctcgagtatcgaagtcaaaaagaggatcgacgatccctcccgcgcgcgctacgcaaatagcgcagcgcgctacgcaaatggcgcggcaccaacacagcgcatcctattcatttaaatagagatagccactgcatgagcgcagtcggcgggagtgtgatcactgtttttatctgtccaacgggggagggggggggcgggggttgggcgcgcaggttttgtatctgtatctaacggaggggtgggtgcgcgcaggtgagagcgtgtgaactcgctgaaatgcgtgtgtcagtgtgacttgagaacactgactatagatcacagtgaggtggattaaaaatcttaaacttataattgactacacctgttgctttccattgaattaaaaaaacatctttctctcagataaagtaaacacaagcgtgtttctgactaaaataaaagcttttcaggagagatataagttatgtgtaaatatttataagacaatacccacatcacttatctaaccagcctgtactgatttctgccccccaataatgctttcaataacctcttgtaacccctgggagccaggggttacactctaatagcctttaatagtcttcagtagcctttaaaagacttacctggcggccgtggtgtgtccactaaactccgtagttataaacatcctgaggttagcagcgcgctaactgacctgtttataatgtaatccgagcagtgcctccgtgtcggctgttctaacctgctgctgttagctgcttgggctgaaagatgaactgtagtgagctgtattatccggttagtggggttaaaacctttatttgtttacagaaacagtaaaaaacggactggctgagctctgtagcccgtggctgggctgtactgaagtagtgactgagtgaagagagcggggcttgtgctgctgctgctagtggttggatgaagaactgcagcttcatgtaatgagcagtttcaccagccatccacacacagctctgataaactgcttgttttaatagtgcacactgttgctaccaaaaaaggtcactagatggcattaccatatatatcttaataaataataataataatatttataatatttataataataataataataataataataaatatattatttaaattttatgaggcataaaataataacaagaaaaaaaaacaagaaaatcgagaatcgaatcgaatcgtgaccctcaaatcgaaaatgaaatcgaatcgaggatttagagaatcgtgacacccctaaaaaGTAGTAATAATAGTTTCAATATTATTAGCAGGTATTATTTTAACCAAAGttgtattaaaatgtgttaaagaCTGCGAGAATGATTTGATTATGTAGATCATGAGAATAttacctttttgttttttttttctcccaaattaaataGAAACCATATTGCTCCACATACTTTCTACTCTGTATTACATTTTGTAAGAATGATCATAAAAATAttacaaagcactttttaatcgAAACAATAGAAGCCATATCGCTCCCTATGTATCCTGATGTCCATTAtaagtttatatatttactcattaatatatacatttgtaAAGTAATCAACAGTCAGCCGTCTCACTTGTTTTATTGCCTTTTCCATTTAAAAAATAGAATGAAACCATATTTTGTATAGTAACTGTACTTGCTTGGTGTGGTGATGTTGACTTACCATATCTAGTGCAGGTGATGAATTTGTTATCTGTCTCTCCTGTTTTCTGCAGCTAATTACATGGATAACTGGAAGTGTACAGGGATCCTGCGGGGTGATGGCAGCCCAGTGAATGGCTCCTCAGTTCAGGGTGCGGCTCTCGGTGCTGTGGGGTCTGGTGGAGCACAGACACAGAATAGTGTGGTGGGAGCAGCTTCTGCCGGCAGGTATGTGTGACGAGTAAGAGTGATAAAGCCACAGCTTTTAGTGTTTCTAAATGACTAAATTTCATGAACAGTCTCATTAACGTAACTTTAAATGTGTCAACATATAACACACTAAGTGGCAAATTAACAAGTGtgtttatttaacaaaaatgaataaaaaaaaaaacaacgtaaaGTTGCAGCTTGaacttaatttttaataaaaatgtccaTTAGAATAATGAGAAAATACTTTGTATAttcttttatatgtattttacatgATCTGTCAACAGGATTaacatattaattatatattacataattattaacacagaataattattaatcaCAGAACTCCTTACTTAATTACATTCACTTGACATTTTGTATTGattgatatttttctgatatcaATTATAGTTAAAAGAAGATTAAACAGCATCTCTTGATTGCATTTTTAAGAGTGAATGTTGTCCAGATTCACAAGGTTTTGTCTTGGGAATCTGGGCTGGTTTGAAGAGGCTTGCTCACTTTTTGTTGTTGCCATGGCAATTACGTCCTAGGCAACAAGTACTTCTCTACAGAGGAGAATGAGTTCGCCTCACAGATACCAAAATAATCTGACAAGGATATTTTCATGTGAAACTAAAATGAAAAGAGTTGGCTCATTAGAACTTCActctatttttttaaaggtttttgacATCAAAGTTTAGACCAATAGGCCTTGCGGTCAAGTAGTTTTTAGGCCCTGCCCACAAATGTTTTTGTAGGAGTTTTGGTTGAGGGTGGACAAGCTTTACAGAATACTGGTAAACAATAACATTAACTGCTAATAGGACACTGTAGTTCACCCTGCGGCTGCACGATATGGGCAAGATTTTATATCGCAATAGATTTCTTTATATCAGTCTATGTGATAATACTGATatcagtatttacatttatttaatttttttcaatctTCTAAATTAGCTAGACCAATTAATAAAGCATATTGTTGATATGACAAGAAAATCTATTGCGATAAAATTATGTGCTTGATCAGTTTAAGTGGGTGTGTTGGGTGTAATTTGCAGGACTGTAGATCTCTAggaatgttgttgttgttgtgttttttttttttaagtgcatgtATTTTCCTGAGCTGAaatgtttgtcttgtttttaaCAGAAAGAAAGCTCAACTGATGCCAGGCTAACAGTGACCGGGTGCTTGCTGCATGTACATAcaccccttacacacacacacagttgtgatTGCATACAGGATTTGAAAAGAACTTCCTTCTGATGCCTACACAGACAATCCACACACTCCTCCAGCTACTAATCCAAGGGTGTGTGGCAGTATGCGTTTGGTGTGTGAAAACTGCAACTGAAATAACTTCAGAAGTACtgattgtgtgttgtgtttggtggcacttactttttttttgtgaaacagTTTTTGATGTTATACTGGTGGTCTTTGGATCTGCTGAGTGTGATGTATATTGTTATGTTCTATTCCTCTCATGTCAGAATAGTTGAGAAATGAATTAAAGGTGAATTAAGCACAGGTATTTTTTCTAAGCCTAATGCCATTAGTAAATGGCTGTTCCATTTGATTCCATTTCAAACTAAATCATGATTgtttgaccaatagaaatgatccaaaatgaatAAAAGCCCTCATTTTTCTCTATTCTCAAGAAGTTACCGTTTTAGTGGTTGAAGGTTTTGTCACAGGACTgtataagttttatttttaggACTGAAGACACTCCGAATAGTctaaaacacactaaacacaaaaatacatgCCTCATTTTGTACCTGTTCAAGGTGTTAATGGTGTTAATGTAATATGTTCCACTCCAGATTTATACACTTGCAAAGCCAGCTGTATTCTAATAATATTAAATTGCTGATATGGTGCTGCTGTGGAACAGTTTTATGTTCAAATAAaaactgctaatgctgctaataaaaataaaagaaggaaGGAAAACAAATAGTCACCAGTTATCCACACTTAGCATTGCATTCCATTAATTGTTAGCCACGTTAgcatgtttttgtttagtttattgcTTAATTCTTTGATGGGGAAACTGGGAATTAGATGGTCTGATATGAAGCAACTAATGCCTTACTTAAACTGTACTAattctgtgtgagtgtgagaataTAACCTGCATTCCTCAAAGAGTGTGTTCTGCTGTTCCACAGTGTTAACAGCAGAGGGGGCAGTTAGCTGAACTGGTATGCTAGTGCTCAGCAAGAGAGACATTATAAATTCAGTAGTCTAGATGGGTTTTAGCTTTACTGCTAAAACGTTTCTCTGGATTATGTGAAGGTTCACTAGAAATACAGTTTACAATTTTccaatttttacagttttacaagtGTCGTCAGTCACCCGAAATATGTTTGTTGTTTAAAGTtcactttttctgtttttagcattgaagctacaaggctaattgCTATAATGAGCCTTTCCAACAAATCACTTTAGCAGCAgcttttttatacataaaaaaataaaatatacaatgtaAGAACTTTCAATATTCAAGAAAATAAGCAGTTACTTCCAAAAGGAAGAATAGGttgatttatgtttatttgttggaagggctcaAATATCATTTTACCTTTAGTATTCTCTGAGATATTAATGGTAAAATATTGTACTATCCTTCTAGTTCCTgcgattccttttttttttttttttttttttttttgcttaaacaCATATTGTGCTGTGATTGGAAAATACGCATTATGAGCTACAACTGCCTTATAGCTCCACTATAGATGTACAGACTGTAGACCAACTGTAGTTCAACTGTTGATGCACAATGTATTCATCATTGGCGAGTCTCTGGTGACCGCTGTTGTCCAAATATTATTGAGGTGGTGAATCATTTTCAGAACATTAGTGATAAAATAGCCAGTAAAGGTAGaaactgaccactgatgaagaaATAGGAAATTGGTGTGCAGCTAACACAAACTGAATCAAGTTAGGCTACATGTCGGCAAACTAATGCTACTAGAGAAGTGTTTCTCATGAGGTGACCAGTGCTGGTACCTCACACCTCATTAGAAGTTAGAGTTGAATGTAATCTGCAGGTTAACATCTATGATGGCCCAAGGCGGAGCTAAAAATTCTTATGGACATTTATTTTGTCTTGGTTTCATCAAGTTTAAAAACAACACAGTGTTTCTGTACATTTACGTTTCAGCACGTCTGGGTGATTTGTAtgtgtgaaataaagtttattacaCAGCATGATGTGGGTTTTGTGATTGTTGTTTCCTTAACTGTCTAACACCCCTTACATCAGGTCGATCAGCCAAATATTCAGGATAACAGTTTTCAGTTCCTCATTTGATTCAGTATTTTTTATTGCtgatcattattattaaaataaattatttttaaattattaatgatgttagacatgtttggtgtcagaAGATTTCTTTGAACAGTTGAACACTGACATTTAATATACACAACAATGTAGAACAGTAAACATTGGAGCCCCATCAAActtaactaaatgtttttcttttatatacAGAATACGTACCCAAAAGGTTCAATATATGCTTTCTTCCCAGGAGAAATTAGAGTTTCTGTACATTTTTAACAGCAAAGCTTTTAGATAAGTAGAGTTAATAGTTTAAAGTAAAAAGAAAGCTGCATAAGAAAATGGTTCGGCTATGCTGTGACCTAACAAATGGTACTGGATATGTACTTTATTTGATTTTTTGATTGCTCATAGTAttaacccaatatatttcaagtTTGATatgctcaacttcatttcatttgttaaaatacatctatttctgcatttcagaTCTTAACACattccaagacaaaaaaaaattgattgtaatcatgatttggcACAAAGGCAATATCCATGAAAGGCTGAGTCTTTAAGGGGCAAAGATGGACAGAGGATCTCTAGTTtgtcaaaaataaaagaattatTGAAAGTTTTTTGTACGTTTTTGTACTCATGTCATCATGAGAGAGTTAGAAAAAGTTCTTCTTGTTCCAAGAACAAACAAGACCATTGGTCACAAGACTGGACATGGTTGCCACAACTAATAAAACACGTTTACAAATttacaataatatattaaattgGTGTAAATAACAGTGTTCATATTCGTTATCTATTTTAAAgaccaaaacagcagctttacaggagggAAAAAAACATTCTTGGCTTTTaataaaaatcaatgtaaaaaactgtatttcagtttcagtttctattggttcattcattgaAAATGTttgtcacagtgtaagggacagtttgtgttccATTTATGTATTAACTAAAATTCAACAAAAATGGAGGTACTGACCATTTAAACCTGTGTTTATGTTTATAACAGTGTTTCTAGAACTGTATTGTAAAGAATAGTTTTTTATAGAATCTTTAACAGTATTAATGTATgtcttctgtgtttgtgtgtgtgtagatatttTTTCCCACATCTGGATCCCCCTCGAGCTGGATCC
Proteins encoded in this window:
- the seh1l gene encoding nucleoporin SEH1 isoform X2, whose product is MFVARSIAADHKDLIHDVSYDFHGRRMATCSSDQSVKVWDKSDDGEWHCTASWKTHSGSVWRVTWAHPEFGQVLASCSFDRTAAVWEEIVGESNDKQRGLSHWIKRTTLVDSRTSVTDVKFAPKHMGLVLATCSADGVVRIYEAPDVMNLSQWSLQHEISCKLSCSCISWNPSSSRAHPPMIAVGSDDNNVTYSGKVQIYEYNENTRKYTKAETLMTVTDPVHDIAFAPNLGRSFHVLAIATKDVRIFKLIPLRRESTTSSGPTKFEVQVMAQFDSHNSQVWRVSWNITSTLLASSGDDGCVRLWKANYMDNWKCTGILRGDGSPVNGSSVQGAALGAVGSGGAQTQNSVVGAASAGRKKAQLMPG